In Fusarium fujikuroi IMI 58289 draft genome, chromosome FFUJ_chr02, the genomic stretch CAAATGTTCCTTCAAGCAGGTGCTAGTTTGGAGTCAAGGTTCCCTGTTGTGGTCCGAGTGGAAAGTTTTAGGAATTCCAAGATAAGATTTGGTTTGGCAAATCAACACACTTCTCGGGTAGAACTCTTCCTTCCTCAGTACATCGTCTTCGAGATGAACGCAAAAGCAGCCGTTGATCTTCTTATGGAGTATTACCATCTTTCAGAACCAAAAGCCGGCCCTATTACTCAACCAGCCTTCTCTCATACAAAGCCTTACATAAAGGCGCTGGCGTTTACTAACAGAAGGGATCTTTTGTTTTATcatgtcgaggatgaggctATTTCGCAGCAACTTGTAACAATTCTCCAGAAgttgactttgatgaaccTTACGGATGAAGCCAGGCGCAATCAGTTTTCAACAGCAGCTCTTTTCCAACGGTTTATGGCTGCACTAGAGCCATTTTGCCGCCTCGCAACAGACGGATATTACTGGCGTGGTGTTCAAGTTAAAGTAACTGATAGGGAAATGTAGTTTTAGAGGAGTTCAAGCTAGAAATAGATTGTGGCATTTTCTCAACATTAACGAAGCTGATATTATATGTATTAATATGTTGATAAACctaaatcttattaaatataaagatataaaagcaggggctataattattacttattcttttagttgAAGCTCTAACTCCATTGTTTAATACTGAAGCTTTCGATATAAACTCAAAGATACATTTCAACATTACACCATGTCCCTCCTATCGGGTTGTGCTCTACAACCCACTATGGGCACCGAGATAACGGACATTAATACAGGACCAGAGGATACTGGAAGTTCAACGCCCTTCTTTGCCAACATCCGATAATTTAGTTGCTTCTGTAGGTTATCAAAAGTGCCTTTTAGAAACGCTACTCCATATTGTCCAGCAACATCTAGCTGATATTGCGAAAATAGATGTTTCTGGAGATTGGTAAGCTGATGGGGCCTGTGTTGAAAGCCTGGCGGAACTGGGATCTACCCTCGAGCTGATACGCAACCCCAGGGGCAACAAACAGCAGGCGACGTTGTAAGGCCAAATAGAGGTCGGTACCTGAGTGGAAAATGTCGAGAAGAGCCAGGGTGTGTGCAAAATATCTTGGATGGGATGCTTGGAAAGTGAACGACCTTGGATGCATTGTGCGGGCATGATATACGTTGAAGCTATGACACATTAAAGTCTTTCATAACTTGTCCTTTACCAAGCAGTGGGTTTTGAATCCGTGAAAGATGGCTGCGGTCATGCCGAGAGCCTTACTATCTGCCCTCTGATACCCGCAATGTATATCCTAGTCCTCTGTGCGTGCCTGAGCCCGTTCTTGTAGTCCCTTGGCGATCAAGAGCTGCCATCTGTACCACCATTTCTTCCGGATCGTTCGAGACATATCGAAAAAGAATACTCTTGAAAGACGAGTGCTCCAATCACCAAGCTCGTCTCCAAGTGATCAGCAGCCAGAACCTCGCGTTTTACAATTGCTTTTCAGTGATTATGCTTAGCCTCAAGGATCTTTCCTTAGCGCACTTTTGAATCGCTAAGTCAGAATTTAAGTGATATAATTGGCCAGTGCTACGGCGTTCGAGACCGCAATAGCAGCCCGAATTGGATAATAAAGTGGAAAATAGAGCTAGTACCTGCACTATTGGCCCAGCTGAAGCTACTTTTGTCAATAGCGCCAAGCCTCAAAAACGAAATAGGCCCCTTAGTGGAAACTTAAGATTTAAATATCCCTGATTTCCTCATCTTTCCTTTCACTTTGTTACTCCCTCACTCAGTCCAACCCTTGTCACTCTTTTCTCTGCGCGAAAATGCGTTTCGCTGCTTTTCTCTCTTTGGGCCTCGGCGCCAATATCGCAATCGCAAGTGTGTGCAAGCCGCGAAGTCGAACGTTGAGTGACTCTAGTAGGCGAAATATTCTTATAGAGCATCATGTTGTTTACTAATTGGCGTTCAGGTACAGTGTCTACCGAGCCTGTGTCTGCGTCCTCGACGGGATCTATTGCACTCTCTACTATAACTACAGACGTCGTGGCAGCGACTACAACCTCCGACGAATTATCTATTAGTGTCACATCTACCGACGACGGTGAAACTTCTACCGAGGCGACCGAGTCACAGAGCCCTAGCGTTGAGCTCTCAGCTTCCACTCTTACAGAGACGGCTACAACTGAAATCCCTACTACGACTGCTGAGACCACTGCGACTGCTGAGGTCACGACATCCGCTGTAGCAACCACGACGTACGAGACTACCACCACCGAAGATACATTTGTGCCGATTCCTACCTTCAATATCAAGGCTCTAGGCTCAGACATCGACGGCCAATTGCTGCGAGGCGATCcagctatatataataatatcggCTGGTACACGCCCTCTCCCCCAGTTCTGACTCTCTCTATCGAAGATAACACCAACTATGTACGAGAGATAAACACCGGGAAATACTTGTGCGTTTCATTCGGGGGCGATGGTTTCCCAAACACCAATGTTCTTTGTAACCCCGATAGCCACTTCGCCGGAATACAACCCCTCACATGCGAACAGACTCGCGACCGAAAGCTCAAGTGCTCTGCACCAGCTGGTGAATGCCACTTGGACGAGTCGTCAGACACTACCAATTGCTGGACGGTTCCTGGTACCTGGGACGAGTTCTATGTGATCCATGGTAGGATAATCAACACTCCTGCTCTTGTCATGGCATCGAGTAGCGATCTTTCCACGCCCAGCGATATGGAAGCCATCGAGCTTCAACTCGTTCCCTATGCGGATTAATCTCTGTGGCGTCTGGCTGGCATCAAATCAACACTTCTCTTTCCACTTATTTATACAGTTATATTTTGCATAAGTTTCTTGtttaaataattctaaacTATACTGATCTCATCACTTCCTCGTGGTAGTTAGTTGATGTCGCGTTGTGTATAAATTAGAATCTAGTAGGCTGATAACCTACACTTTTATCTTCGTTTAGTCGACTGTTTGACGACGCTTTCGTCTTGCTTCTTGTAGCAAGTGAAACCTCGTGTTCTTTTATTTATGGCTTTGTCATTACTTCTCTCTTGATCAAATagttgaagaagagttcGGGATAAACAATAGACGAGCCGTAGGGCGACTTAAGTTAAACCGAGAAACACAGAACATGGAGAGAAAATCTACCAAATACAATATCTAACAAAAGTTCTCACACTTTCTTACTAGATAAAATAGCCCAGGTTCGGGTCAGTTTCGGTACATACCAGCGCATGTGAGGCGCCTACTAGCAAAGTCCAGCCAGCCTCGTTTAAGCTTATACAGCCACATTTCTGCAAGCGCGCTGTACAATGGTATGATATTCATGCTTTTGGAAGAATGTGGCGCGGGAGCGAAGTTCTCTGTGGTGATATAAGCGAAGGAGCATTTGCTGGTGAGAATCCAGACCTCATCTATGACCGCAAGCATAACGCCTTTTGTTTCCAAGTCCTTTAAGGCTTGTCAGCTAACGCCAAACCCAACAACTCAGATATGCAGAGCAAATAGCTTCAGATATGTCCGTCAACGAAATACGCTATCAGATGTTCAGCGTTCTTGATAAATAAAACCTTTTCTGTCTGGTTCACTTACCTTTGTGCCGTAACAACATTGATAGCATTCGTGACACTACACACGCAGTCATTATGAGATTAACAGATTTTATTCCTAAGCTGCTTCCTTGGTTACTTCTGGCAGAGGCCGCACTCGCACAGAATACTATCCAACAGACATGTACAGACTTGAAAAACTTGTCAGCCTGCAAGTTCGAGTTTTCTGTGCCTTATGGTGTCAACCTTACCATGAAGACAGTTCCAGATAGAAAGGTACTCGTCTCGACCATCTTAACAGCCAAGGGCTCGCTGATTGTCCGGCTTCAGTACGACGAATGCAAATCCAAGGAGAAATACAAGAAGCCTTGTCCTACTACCAAAAAAGCCGAAGGCCATGTGTGATGCATGGAGATGTGTTCCAGGTATGAGTCCTCTTCAAACCAGTAGCTCATGCCCACTAAcgctgaggaggatggatTGATACGACCAAGCAAGTCATCACAGGCTTGGAAGTCCTTACCAAAAAGGTCAACCTCTGCGATACTGTGCGAAAGATCTTGGGTCAGCCCCAAGGCGATAGCTTCATCAAGTCTTCCGATGCAATTTGCCAGTGCTTTCCACGTATTGGTGATTTGAGTGCAACATCAGGCTTCAAGTCGTTTGACCAGGGGGTTTTATCGACCGCAGATTCAAAGGATGTCAACCAAGTCGTGAAAGTCCAAAAAGTAAGCTCTCTCAATTTATATATCTGGGTATTTATTAATCGGTTCTGGTAGTGTATGAATGATTCGGGCTTCAAGACAGCCGATGACCGGGACAAAGTCAGAAAGACCCTCCAGTCCATGGAAAAGCCCAAGGTGCTTATCATCGAGGGGCCTGAGGTATGTTCAGCTTGCATCAGTTTCTCAGTTATCCCATCAGTCTAACGGACTTTCAGATCAACGAAGACAGCTATTCTAAGCTTATGGCTATAAGCAAATCCTGTAAGCCAGGGTCCTCTTGTACCGGCATGCGGATTCAAGAGACCATTCAGAACCTTTTTACCCCATACATGGCCGAGATTGCCCGGAAGTTCCGAGAGGGGCTCTTCGTTCCATGGGTTCCCTTTCTCCAAAACCTGCTGCTTATCTCCAACGACTTTAATCTGGCGTCTCAAAATCTCGGGTCGCCTTTTATCAGCTTCCGGTCCAGGTTTGACTATGCGACCCAAACCTCTTGTGTTGAGCTGGGTAGCTGTGGTGGACCTGCAGTGTCCTCTTTTTTTAAGCAAGGTAAGCTTATCAGGGTTCAGCCCGCATTCACACCAACTGACAATATCTTACAGTCGGCGATATGGTTAAGAGCACCCAACTTATTTATCATATGAGTGTCCCGGAAACATCGAGTAATCTACTTACAACATACATCAATGAGGCACAGGACGCTAACGAACTTGCCGAAGAACTCCCGGACGAGTCTACAAGTGCTGATCTGTTCAGAGGGGACGAGATTAAAACTGTTCAAGACCTGTTCAAGTTCGTACCCACCATCGACCGCACATTCCTCCTCCAGAGGAAGATAGGGTGGATAGTTGACTTTTACACGGGCTACTCGGCTGAAAACCGAGATCTTGTTACCTCGACATACAACTCCCTGGTAGCTGTTGCCGATTCAAGCTCATCTGCTATAGAATTAGAACTTAACGTCCAAGAACAACCCGAAAACGACAGCTTGCTGCAGCAGATAATCATGATGAAGTGGATCATGAAGGGGGAGATTCAAGGGCATCTTTATACTATGAAGAGAGCTTTTGAGCGGTACGATGACTCAATCGCCAAGTCATCATTTGGTCCTGGCAAGTCTGGCGTTGTCATGGAGCCGAGTGCCATTAGCTACCAGCGATGGACCAAGATTCCCAAGATGGCGATGCCTTGCTCGAAGCAAGTCACCAAGACCTTTAATAAGGCGGGGTTCACTAAGACGTTTTCGTTCACGGAGTATTCCAAGTGCATGGTTGAGGGCGCAACTGCATATTAATCCAAGCTTCAGATCCCTTACATTCGGTTGGCGTTGTAGATATTGGCAACTCAGACAGCTCAAGTAGGTGCTCATTTAATAAATTAGTGGTGTATAATAACTTCGACTGGCCaattgagaagatcatcccATGGTGAACCCTTCACCTTTTCCACAATGGCAGTGATCAACGCCTCTGCCCAGTTCTCAAAGAACCAATACTCCGTTTCGCCCCAGTACAGTAGAATATCGTAGTACGCAAGAATGATAAGAGCCAACGGATGTCCCGACACGGCCAGATCCAAGAAATCTCGCGGCACGGACATGGGCCACGAGAAGATGACCCTAAGCTCTGGCGGTGATACTTTGTACAGATTTGAAAACGCGTCATCGACGCAACCAGTGATGGATACGACGGCGGAAGTCAGCACAGCTCTGGACTGGTCCTCCATCGAGTCTGATGCTATGCGTCGTGCAAGCTCGGGTAATCTGGCATGAAGACCGCGAAGAAGGTAGCTGTTAACGTGTGGATGTGGTGTTTCGCAGAAAAGCTCTTTCAGAGGACCGTTTCTGAGATCTGCGGCTCCTGGCGAATGAAGGACAGCCTCCATGCCGTTGACGAGGGAAAAGATCTCCATGAGACTCTGAACAGGTTGAGAGCACCCGTGACTTCGAAAGTCGTCGCAGTTCGGAAACGCAGCGAATTTGTTGACTACTATAAATGTCGTGCTGGCGTATAAGGCGTGGCAGTTCGATGAAGTGACTGGTTCGGAGAGCGCTTCTCTGAGTCCACGTAGAGAAGCATTCTGGTGTTTTGATGCTTGCAGGAGGTAGGAATGTCTCTTTTCGGGATGGAGGTGAGCGAGATGATAGCCTGAGAAAGCCAATACTTGTCGAAGAAACCAGGGATATGCTAGAGCGACTTGGGGCACTGATTGCTGAAAGGTCGGGATGGTTCTCTCGTTGAAGACCATGGTTTTGTACGTGACGGTGGTGTAGTGAAGCATGAGTTCGGCAGTAGATACCCAGCAGTCAGGTTGATCGAGAGGACTTGAGAATAAAGAGCCGGATAATAGAGATGCTGGACTTCCAGCTGGGATGCTATGGCTGGGTGTTTGGAGGGAGCGATTGGTTAGAGGTTTTTGTTCTTGGTAGTCATCCGACTTGACAAGCTCCAAGCTACATCGGACTCTGTGCCTGACGCATGCAGAACAAGGGACCTCTTCGTCACACTACGACTCAGTTAGACAGGTGTCACTAGTCATGAGTCGCGACTCTAATCGCATACCTTGACTCGTCGCTTCTTGCAACGTATGCAGCCATTTCGGGACTTTTTGTACCCCACGCGAGTGGATTTGGCCTGTTCCGTCTCTCCATCCATTGAAAAGACGGCCTTGAGACGCACAAGGCAGTAAAGGAACAGTGGAGTGTTGATTCTGGAAGAAGTGGGATCTCGCACTCGTTCCGAGTGGAATTTGGGGAAAGTTGGGTGGTTCTGGTGAACGGGGAGTTTGGGTTGATTACCAGAGAAAATCGGATGGTTTATCTGCCCGATCCCGAGCGTATGACGAACGCGAACGCGAAGCCGAGGCTAGACTGCCCAATAGAAGTTCGCGAACTGGGAGAATTACGGGGGTTTTAAATGCTGACAGGGAGCTCCATCATTGGTAATTTATTGTTTCTATTTTAACTTCACACGCGACAACACGGTACTGTTCATGTGAAGCACTCATATATTCACAGCTGCCTTAACTTCTATATACACAAGAAATATGTTCACTGAATTTCATCCATTCTCACCAACTAACGCCGCTTAGTACAGCGATCGTCGTCGAAAGTCCATGGGAACACGAGCAGCGCGACGGCGACGAAGACCTCGCTTGCACTTGGATCCAGGAGTAGGAACGGGTGTGGGAGCGGAGCTGATGGGCTCAGGGACAGTAGAGTTGCTACCGCCTACCTTGAGAGCGGCAATCTTCTCGGCTGCGTGCTCAGCGGCCaccatgatgatggcctgAGTGTTGCCGGTGGGAAGATCAGGGTGCATGGAGGcatcgacgacgaagaggttATCGGTGCCGTAGACCTTGGTGTTAAGATCAACGACAGCGCTACCGTTGGCCTTGCGGCCGTCGTCGACGCCCATCTTGGCGCTGCCCATCCAGTGATCGCCGCTGATCATCTTGGTAGCCAGGATGTCATCGACGGTAGCACCGGGGGTGATGTAAGAGAGGGTAGAGTTGCTGCCGCTGGTGAGGTCAAGCCAGTACTGAACAAAGTCAGCCATGGCCTTGCGATCCTCTTGGTCGATCAGCCAgggcttggtgttgagaacgGTGTTTCCACCAGCGGTGATACCAAGCTCGCCAACAGTGGATGTACCGTGGGTCAAGAATGTGCGGACAGTGATGATGCCGTCGGCCATGGCACTAGCGGTACCCTGAAGGTATCGAACGCGGCCATCAGCGCCCTTTGCAGATGTCCAGAGGTGCATGCGCTGAGCAGCCTGGGTTATAGGACCAGAACCCTGGTAGTAAAGCTCCAAGTCAGACTTGACGGGCTCAGtagcgatgttgttgaactTGTAGGCGGTGAAGTTGCTCTTTGTCTTGAACTGAAGCATGACCTGAGCGTGGTCCTGGAGATGGTGTCCAACGGGGAGGTCGATGAAGTCAGAAGCAGCGGGAAGAGTGACACCAGTCTTGGAAGCACCCTGTTTCACGATAGCGAGAGCATCAGACTTGCCGATACCAGCGTTCCAGAGAAGACGAGGAGTTGACATGGCACCAGCTGCGAGGACGACCTTACCGCCCGCCTTGACATTGATGATCTGCTTGCTTCCGTTGGCGCCTTGGGTAAGGACACCAGTGATCTTGCTGCCGGTTCGGATTGGCTGGATAACCTTTGtctcgagcttgagagtgAAGTTGGGAAGGTTCTTGGCGAAGGGCATGTAAGTGCGAGCAGGTCCAGCACgcatgttgttcttgatagACCACGAAGGACGAGAGTACACGAGGTGCTTCTCGTTGGGCTCCTCGATAGAGTCAACCTCCTTCCAGCCCTTGGCGCTCAAGTATCCAGAAAGAATAGTGTAGGTTCGATCATCGTAGTACTTTCCATCGTCGGAAGGAGAAGTAGTACCAGGGTTACGCTCGTAAAGGCGATCAGCGGCCTTGGAGAGGTCGGCCCAGCTCCAGCCCTTGGGCCAGCGCTGGAAATCACGCTCAGGAGGGTGGATGAAGTTAAGGCCGTTGATGGAGCTGGATCCACCGAGGAGACAGCCAGCGGTAGAAGCTGTGTCACTGCAGAACTTGGTGCCAGACATGCTGGTCATGCTGCTGCCGAGAGCGGGGATGTCGTAGGGAGTGAGGGTGTTGTTCCATGGGAGGGCTTGGGCGGCGTTACCGAGAGCGACGGTGTTGGCTGGGCCGCGctcgatgagaagaacactGGCGCCAGACTCGGCGAGCCGCTCAGCGGCGATGATACCAGCGGGACCACcgccgacgacgatgacatcGTAGGTAACGTTGGAAGTAGTGGGAGGAAGAGTGGTGGAGTTTCCAGGGACGCCGGGTGTGCCAGTTCCGGGAGCGGGGGTAGTCTCCTTTGCCATGGCAGCCCAGGTGGCGAACTTGGCAGAAGCAGCTTTCTTGATATCAAGACCGAACTGTCCAAAGCCAGCGCCATGATAGTTCAGAGCGCTCTCAGGATCAGAAGGGGTATCGACATCGATAGATGACCAAGCATATCCAACAACAGGAGACTCGCCAGTCAACGAAGTAGTCTCTTTAACAACACAACCCTCACAGAGGAAAGTATATGACACATGAGTGCTGTTGATAAAGGTACCATCAGGAATAGGCGTAGCCTTAACGGTACTGTTGGTGTAAACATCCGGGTTGGCGTACGAGTTCGCCATACGAAAGCTCGTAACGATATCATCGCCATTCGGCCACGCAACAAAGAGCATGCCACCAACCATACCGCCTCTGAACGAAATACCACCCCAGCCCTCCTTCTCACGAGGAAACACCATCTGCGCAATGAGATCCTTTCCCAGAGTCTCAGGGACGGCAATACCAAGACTGTAGCCATCGTCGACGAAGCGCTGGAAGTCGATGCCCGTCTTGGGATCGGTGTAGGCGGAGGATCGAAGGCCTTGGGCGGAGGCGAGACCTAGAAGGCCTGCCATGCTGGAGAGTGTGAAGCGCATGGTGGAGAATGAATGGAAGTGTTTGACGTTTCAAGAGAGTGAGGATAGACCACCAGGGTCTGTGTGAAAGAATGGAATGTACCGCGAGCGgtagggaagaagaaaaacaccGTACTGGCGGTGGTGAGAAAGAAAGGCAGCGACAAAGAGCGTAGCTTGAACAGACTCACTTCACAGCGAACATTAACATcctatatatctctatacaTCCCGACGATCAGCGGATCCAATTCAATACGCCTTAATGTCCAATAACCATGAACACACATACACCAACCGGGAAAATTCCCTCTAAAAGCAAGGAACGTCAACAAGGGCACAGTCACCTCCGACCTTATGTGTTACAAAACCTGCGAGTGAAAGTTATCTATCAACAATTGTTCCTTCAGTGGATCTAGAATTTTGGAAATGATCCCTGCAGAAGAAGGCGCCTAACGGAAAAGGATGGTGGTGTTTCAAATGTCGAGGCTGCTATTGGCGGggtatttaatctttttcGCGAAAAGTGCTCGTTTCGTTTCATGGAGGTTTATTAAGGGGTGAGGCTCTTTCATGCTTGTGATGAGTTGAAATGGTAGGGATTTTATTGGATGGGATTGGTGAGCGTGTTTGGGATTGATTGTGCTGGAAGTTCGTGATGATCAGTTTTCGGGTCTTGTCAGCTTTTGGTGTACCAGAACGATGGTACCTTCATATTTAGCATTTCATTCAGAGTAAAACTTTATCATGCAAGTCTCAGCTTTATCTCTTTGGAATGCTTTCTGAAAACGAATGCTGTCTCTATCCTGTAACCAATTTGCAGGATGGCCTCGGCGCCCTCATGGagtctccatcatcattaGCGACGTGGGTCAAGAGTAGACGAAAACAAGCTTTCTGATCCGGAAGCTATCTCCTGATCATGACGGCCCCGTTGATAGCGAGCTCGGACAAATCTGCGGTACAGTGGGTTGCTCGCGGTACCTGAAACCGTTGTCGATCGTTGCCTTCTTATCACTTATCGCCggtatgatgatgataagagAGGTATGACGTGGTGGCCATGACTTGGTTCCTTATCGATAGCAGACTCTCGGAAAAGGTGAACAGCTTTAGGGTGAGCTCATACTGGCAATATGGTATTAAAAAGTCATGCCATTTTGCAACGGATGCTTACAATTCCTCTTCAGTTTTCTCGCTACCTGAATTTACATTTATTCGTCAAACCCGGGATTTTGACATTATTTATCTACAAAGTTTGAGATTTGTTGTTCCCTGTTCACCAACGAGACCTCCGAAAATTGGTCCGCTGCGTCGATTCGCATCTCGACAACCTGGAGTCTGCTTCAACGAAAGTCTGTAAAATCTTATACCTACTAAAGTTCATCTGATTCAAAAAGAAAATGAAATAGGTGTCGAGACAAGCAGACTGTGCCATCACCATTTAGAAGAACTCCCTTTCGTCCGGCTCATCTCACCGCTTTATCAAGAAGATGGCCGTGAACTGTTCAGCATTTTCAATGACACTTTCCTTTACGATACTATAACTCAAGAGCCGAGGTCCCAATTAGCTTCCAACTGTCACCTTCCAAGCTTCAATGTCCCCCAATGTCCCTACGATTAAAAGGGAAATGATATGCCACTATCCCCGCGTTCGGTCTCCATTCCCCCGAGACAACTCCCGTACCTCAACGAATGATTTTAAGCTTCGACACTAACAATCGCTGAAACAATGCCGAGATCACCGAGTGCAACGCAT encodes the following:
- a CDS encoding related to cellobiose dehydrogenase; translation: MRFTLSSMAGLLGLASAQGLRSSAYTDPKTGIDFQRFVDDGYSLGIAVPETLGKDLIAQMVFPREKEGWGGISFRGGMVGGMLFVAWPNGDDIVTSFRMANSYANPDVYTNSTVKATPIPDGTFINSTHVSYTFLCEGCVVKETTSLTGESPVVGYAWSSIDVDTPSDPESALNYHGAGFGQFGLDIKKAASAKFATWAAMAKETTPAPGTGTPGVPGNSTTLPPTTSNVTYDVIVVGGGPAGIIAAERLAESGASVLLIERGPANTVALGNAAQALPWNNTLTPYDIPALGSSMTSMSGTKFCSDTASTAGCLLGGSSSINGLNFIHPPERDFQRWPKGWSWADLSKAADRLYERNPGTTSPSDDGKYYDDRTYTILSGYLSAKGWKEVDSIEEPNEKHLVYSRPSWSIKNNMRAGPARTYMPFAKNLPNFTLKLETKVIQPIRTGSKITGVLTQGANGSKQIINVKAGGKVVLAAGAMSTPRLLWNAGIGKSDALAIVKQGASKTGVTLPAASDFIDLPVGHHLQDHAQVMLQFKTKSNFTAYKFNNIATEPVKSDLELYYQGSGPITQAAQRMHLWTSAKGADGRVRYLQGTASAMADGIITVRTFLTHGTSTVGELGITAGGNTVLNTKPWLIDQEDRKAMADFVQYWLDLTSGSNSTLSYITPGATVDDILATKMISGDHWMGSAKMGVDDGRKANGSAVVDLNTKVYGTDNLFVVDASMHPDLPTGNTQAIIMVAAEHAAEKIAALKVGGSNSTVPEPISSAPTPVPTPGSKCKRGLRRRRAARVPMDFRRRSLY